The proteins below come from a single Prosthecobacter sp. SYSU 5D2 genomic window:
- the sucB gene encoding dihydrolipoyllysine-residue succinyltransferase yields MPDIKIPALGESVAGGQIAKWHFNNGDAVKVGDVLLTLETDKVAAEVTAETSGVLTIGSQAGDDVEVGAVVGSIAEGAAAPAAKEEPKPAPAEDKPAAKVEEPKTAPAPEAKPAPAPKAEQAPAPKPAAAPAKPEGRTTRKKMSPLRKKIAEQLVSAQQTAAILTTFNECDMSNIMAMRSKLQDSFVKTHGVKLGFMSFFVKAVVEALKAVPAINVRVDGDEIVQNHFYDIGVAVGTEKGLIVPVLRDTDQKSFAEIEKDILAYAAKAKEGKISIPDLTGGIFTISNGGVYGSLLSTPIINPPQSAILGMHTIQQRPVAVDGQVVIRPMMYLALSYDHRVVDGKEAVTFLIRIKDCIENPARMLVGA; encoded by the coding sequence ATGCCTGACATCAAAATCCCTGCTCTTGGCGAATCCGTCGCCGGAGGTCAAATCGCCAAATGGCACTTCAACAATGGAGATGCCGTCAAAGTGGGCGACGTCCTGCTGACCCTGGAAACCGACAAAGTGGCCGCCGAGGTCACCGCCGAAACTTCCGGCGTTTTGACCATTGGCAGCCAGGCCGGTGACGATGTGGAAGTAGGAGCTGTCGTCGGCAGCATCGCTGAAGGCGCAGCCGCACCCGCTGCCAAGGAAGAGCCCAAGCCAGCACCAGCCGAAGATAAACCCGCAGCCAAGGTAGAAGAACCCAAAACGGCTCCTGCACCGGAGGCCAAACCTGCGCCCGCGCCGAAGGCAGAACAGGCCCCCGCTCCGAAACCTGCTGCGGCCCCTGCAAAGCCTGAGGGCCGGACGACCCGCAAGAAAATGAGCCCGCTGCGCAAGAAGATTGCTGAGCAGCTTGTCAGCGCCCAGCAGACGGCAGCCATCCTGACCACCTTTAACGAGTGCGACATGAGCAACATCATGGCCATGCGCTCCAAGCTGCAGGACAGCTTCGTCAAAACCCACGGAGTGAAGCTGGGCTTCATGTCCTTTTTTGTGAAGGCTGTGGTGGAAGCATTGAAAGCAGTGCCAGCCATCAATGTGCGGGTGGATGGCGATGAGATCGTCCAAAACCACTTCTATGACATTGGCGTGGCCGTAGGCACTGAAAAGGGCCTGATCGTGCCTGTCCTGCGTGACACAGACCAGAAGTCCTTTGCTGAGATCGAGAAAGACATCCTTGCTTACGCAGCCAAGGCCAAGGAAGGCAAAATCTCCATTCCAGATCTGACGGGCGGCATTTTCACCATCTCCAATGGAGGTGTCTATGGTTCCCTGCTCAGCACACCCATCATCAATCCCCCTCAGAGTGCCATCCTGGGCATGCACACCATCCAGCAGCGCCCGGTGGCCGTGGACGGCCAGGTGGTGATCCGTCCGATGATGTATCTGGCCCTCAGCTATGACCACCGCGTGGTGGATGGCAAAGAAGCCGTGACTTTCCTCATTCGTATCAAAGACTGCATTGAGAATCCGGCCCGGATGCTTGTAGGTGCATAA
- a CDS encoding amidophosphoribosyltransferase translates to MSDPIRHECGIAVVRLKKPLAYYQDKYGTALYGLERLFGLMAKQRNRGQDGIGIGCCKLDMPPGAPYMFRVRSTKSAEAIGEVLADEMKEFGRIARRVNAERKEQRDELGIEYVKFEDDPEAIKREFELAGEVNMGHLRYGTSGAFGKGSLHPYIRRSTWPTRSLMVMGNFNLTNSGELNSLMMKRGQHPVFDTDTQTVLEEIGFQLDEAHTDLYHKMRDTGIPPENITQHISQQLDVAQIIRKSAELWDGGYTIAGTIGNGDFFIMRDPQGIRPCHMYEDDEVVAFASERVALMTVFEVGENDIRELPPAHVCVIKSSGEQSITPFMNSDLPLRPCSFERIYFSRSNDSVIYRQRKALGEQMVPQLIEAIGNDWEHTVTSFIPNTAETAYHGFLDGLRYKRRQEVKDAILEMVRSGTLDEPALDDLILRNWPRSEKIAHKDIKMRTFIAQESGRDQLVSSVYDITYGVVTPNDNLVVIDDSIVRGTTLKKSLLRILARTDPQRIIVCSTAPQIRYPDCYGIDMSELGKFIAFQAAIALLDERGMRHVVKDTYLACKEELKKPKSEMRNAVKAIYAPFTDIELSAKISELVYPQHTAWKGEVRVIFQSIEGLHKALGPEYGDWYFSGDYPTPGGFSTVNRAFINFFDGKGGRAYDTLL, encoded by the coding sequence ATGAGCGACCCCATCCGACACGAGTGCGGCATTGCCGTAGTCCGGTTGAAAAAACCTTTGGCCTATTACCAGGACAAGTACGGCACAGCCCTTTATGGACTGGAGCGCCTGTTCGGTCTGATGGCCAAGCAGCGTAACCGTGGCCAGGACGGCATCGGCATCGGCTGCTGCAAACTGGACATGCCTCCAGGTGCCCCGTACATGTTTCGCGTCCGCTCTACCAAATCCGCCGAGGCTATTGGTGAAGTGCTGGCCGATGAAATGAAGGAGTTTGGCAGGATCGCCCGCCGGGTGAATGCCGAGCGCAAGGAGCAGAGAGACGAACTGGGCATCGAATACGTCAAATTTGAAGACGATCCGGAGGCCATCAAAAGGGAGTTTGAACTCGCCGGTGAAGTCAATATGGGCCATTTGCGCTATGGCACGAGCGGCGCTTTTGGCAAAGGCAGCCTGCATCCCTACATCCGCCGCAGCACCTGGCCGACGCGCAGCCTGATGGTGATGGGGAATTTTAATCTCACCAACTCAGGCGAGCTGAACAGCCTCATGATGAAACGGGGACAGCATCCCGTTTTCGATACGGATACGCAGACCGTTTTGGAAGAAATCGGCTTCCAGCTGGATGAAGCTCACACGGATCTCTACCACAAGATGCGGGACACCGGTATCCCACCGGAAAACATTACGCAGCACATCAGCCAGCAGCTGGATGTGGCGCAGATAATCCGCAAATCCGCCGAACTGTGGGATGGAGGCTACACCATCGCCGGAACCATCGGCAACGGTGATTTTTTCATCATGCGTGACCCGCAGGGCATCCGTCCCTGCCACATGTATGAGGACGATGAAGTCGTGGCTTTCGCCTCTGAGCGTGTGGCTTTGATGACGGTGTTTGAAGTGGGGGAAAATGATATCCGGGAGCTGCCGCCCGCGCATGTGTGCGTGATCAAATCCTCCGGGGAGCAGTCCATCACTCCCTTCATGAATTCTGACCTGCCACTGCGCCCCTGCTCGTTTGAGCGCATCTACTTTTCACGCAGCAATGACTCCGTCATCTACCGTCAGCGCAAGGCGCTGGGAGAGCAGATGGTGCCGCAGCTTATCGAGGCCATTGGCAACGACTGGGAGCACACCGTCACCAGTTTCATTCCGAACACGGCTGAAACGGCCTACCACGGCTTTCTCGACGGCTTGCGTTACAAACGCCGGCAAGAAGTCAAGGACGCCATCCTGGAGATGGTACGCAGCGGCACGCTGGATGAACCGGCCCTGGATGACCTAATCCTGCGCAACTGGCCGCGGTCTGAAAAGATCGCCCACAAGGACATCAAGATGCGCACCTTCATCGCCCAGGAAAGCGGGCGTGACCAGCTTGTCTCCAGTGTCTATGACATCACCTATGGGGTGGTGACTCCCAATGACAACCTGGTCGTTATTGACGATTCCATCGTGCGCGGTACGACGCTGAAAAAGAGCCTGTTGCGCATCCTGGCCCGCACCGATCCGCAGCGCATCATTGTCTGCTCCACCGCCCCGCAGATCCGCTACCCGGACTGCTACGGCATTGACATGTCGGAACTGGGCAAATTCATTGCCTTCCAGGCCGCGATTGCGCTGCTCGATGAACGGGGCATGCGCCATGTGGTGAAAGACACCTACCTGGCCTGCAAAGAAGAATTGAAGAAGCCCAAGTCTGAGATGCGAAATGCGGTGAAGGCCATCTACGCACCCTTCACGGATATTGAACTCTCTGCCAAGATCAGCGAACTGGTCTATCCGCAACACACGGCCTGGAAGGGTGAGGTGCGCGTCATTTTCCAGTCCATCGAAGGCCTGCACAAAGCACTCGGACCTGAATATGGCGACTGGTATTTCAGCGGCGACTACCCGACTCCTGGCGGTTTCTCCACAGTGAACCGGGCATTCATCAACTTCTTCGACGGCAAGGGCGGCCGGGCTTACGACACCCTTCTGTGA
- a CDS encoding S8 family serine peptidase, with protein MNFRRASLWLLFLLAVAVAFILNWKSNHGDGGAFVPRIDQADTLAPKNDAPRPPPTEVDARTALLLRTKSGENDVAEKRVIIRSSPMMSAEEAAFLKSLKPRVIPPKEPLHVPEGQDLKLTVKLADPLIARADQNGRLLLHAKESKSLNGLTELADSHRLNFHRLHTASDEQIAALTRRAAEMTGEAQADLAAMIEVKLPLPTRQKVVSLAQDFHAMDEVEWVELEAMDLLPPPPAEDIAPPTPLLVSHQRYRWADIGVDIDHVWNEYGIRGDARIRISDCEYDLNMDHEDLSGLVKMQPEVVSRYTGFGMGHGTSVLGIMASGDNGYGTSGGAPDCDYWFYPEYSTLTTGAQYRAACVLAAIVASGPGDIVVLEMQTGGPGPDSDYVPAEYNQSVWTSVRTGTNAGVLTIAAAGNGNQNLDDAMFDPYHARGDSGAIIVGAGDQYRVKRSFSTYGRRVDMQAWGGSVFTTSSSSSGTYVYGADPRQSYTAGFSGTSSATPIVVSAAALLQAVALNISEVQLSPGEIRQILKETGQEQAGDTSTAIGPLPDLKAATALLFEQYPPDLDDLPIWGYYYLAASAPDLTADSDGDGLANMLEYLFGTDPSQDLSEDEVRKPHLSTVTTPENGTTTLLEFHQPAVRTDVSWMIEKSTTLLPDSWQEVVHETDGATIIRNGDRIIATLPPEMAADRTFLRVKAWLTSPALE; from the coding sequence ATGAATTTTCGACGAGCTTCACTTTGGCTGCTATTTTTATTGGCTGTTGCTGTAGCTTTTATTCTTAACTGGAAGTCTAATCATGGGGACGGTGGCGCTTTCGTGCCCCGTATTGATCAGGCGGACACGCTGGCTCCCAAAAATGACGCTCCGAGGCCGCCACCAACAGAAGTTGATGCGCGAACAGCATTACTTTTGAGGACGAAATCCGGTGAAAATGATGTGGCTGAAAAACGGGTTATCATCAGATCATCACCGATGATGTCTGCAGAAGAGGCGGCCTTTTTGAAATCTCTAAAGCCTCGTGTCATCCCGCCCAAGGAGCCCTTGCATGTGCCTGAAGGCCAGGATCTCAAACTGACAGTCAAACTTGCTGATCCATTAATCGCGCGTGCTGATCAGAATGGAAGATTGCTGCTGCACGCAAAGGAATCAAAATCCTTGAACGGGCTGACGGAGCTGGCTGACTCCCATAGGCTTAATTTTCATCGGCTGCATACGGCAAGTGATGAACAAATTGCCGCACTCACCCGAAGGGCGGCTGAAATGACGGGGGAAGCCCAGGCTGATCTTGCCGCTATGATCGAAGTAAAACTGCCTTTGCCGACACGGCAAAAGGTGGTCAGTCTGGCTCAAGACTTCCACGCCATGGATGAGGTGGAGTGGGTGGAACTAGAAGCGATGGATCTTTTGCCGCCTCCTCCTGCGGAGGATATTGCTCCGCCCACTCCTCTCCTTGTCAGCCACCAAAGGTACCGATGGGCCGATATCGGGGTGGATATTGACCACGTGTGGAACGAATACGGAATCCGTGGTGATGCCAGAATCCGCATCAGCGATTGTGAATACGATCTCAATATGGATCACGAAGATCTTTCCGGCCTGGTAAAGATGCAGCCGGAAGTCGTTTCCAGATATACCGGCTTTGGCATGGGACATGGGACATCAGTGTTGGGAATCATGGCCTCAGGCGATAATGGTTATGGAACCAGTGGAGGTGCACCAGATTGTGATTATTGGTTTTATCCCGAATACTCGACCCTGACCACAGGTGCTCAATACCGGGCAGCCTGCGTTCTGGCTGCCATTGTTGCTTCTGGTCCCGGGGACATTGTCGTTTTAGAAATGCAGACAGGCGGCCCTGGACCTGATTCAGATTATGTACCTGCTGAATACAATCAAAGTGTTTGGACTTCTGTCAGGACAGGCACCAATGCCGGAGTTCTGACCATCGCTGCTGCTGGCAATGGAAACCAAAATCTGGACGATGCCATGTTTGATCCTTACCACGCCCGGGGGGATAGCGGTGCCATCATTGTAGGAGCCGGGGATCAATATCGGGTGAAGCGTTCATTCAGCACCTATGGCCGCAGGGTGGACATGCAAGCCTGGGGAGGAAGCGTTTTTACCACATCGAGCAGCAGCTCTGGCACTTATGTTTACGGCGCGGACCCGAGACAGTCATACACTGCGGGATTTAGCGGCACCAGTTCAGCGACCCCCATCGTCGTGTCTGCAGCAGCTTTGTTGCAGGCAGTCGCTCTTAACATATCGGAGGTTCAACTGTCTCCCGGAGAAATCCGCCAAATATTGAAGGAGACAGGTCAGGAACAAGCGGGAGACACGTCAACGGCCATCGGCCCGCTGCCGGATTTGAAAGCGGCAACAGCGCTCTTGTTTGAGCAATACCCTCCCGACTTGGACGATCTGCCAATTTGGGGATATTATTATCTGGCGGCTTCGGCACCGGATCTTACCGCGGACAGTGATGGAGATGGCCTGGCAAATATGCTGGAATACCTTTTTGGTACAGATCCTTCCCAGGATTTGTCTGAAGATGAAGTTCGTAAACCGCATCTCTCAACGGTCACTACTCCCGAAAACGGTACCACGACCCTGCTCGAATTTCATCAGCCAGCGGTGCGCACGGACGTGAGCTGGATGATAGAGAAATCCACCACCCTCCTGCCGGATTCCTGGCAGGAGGTGGTCCATGAGACGGATGGAGCGACGATCATCCGCAACGGAGACCGTATCATTGCAACCCTTCCGCCCGAAATGGCCGCAGACCGAACCTTTCTGCGAGTGAAAGCCTGGCTTACCTCTCCTGCTTTGGAGTGA
- a CDS encoding 2-oxoglutarate dehydrogenase E1 component, whose translation MTASVPFRANSDLLDAQYTDWKKDPGSVDTTWASFFEGFELGMAELSKRQAGGAKPDASYCETLSEKTLNFRMRVTNAILVFRSLGHIAAHVDPLSPSAPDSATLSVEGLGFSKEELNEEVQTHMFRNGQPMKLQAMLEELRRIYCGKTGYEFMHIHTPEIQNWLMERIENRPFEPAPAAELQIDALRWLLEAETFERFLHRRYVGQKRFSVEGGESLLVALETILENLPRLGAKEIIMGMAHRGRLSVLANFLRKPLESLFYEFSENYVPNMVAGDGDVKYHLGFETVRKTRSGDDIAVMLAPNPSHLEAVDPVVEGMARARQRMLGDTAQRKQVIPVLIHGDAAFAGQGIVTEVLNLSQLPGYSTGGTIHVVVNNQIGFTTLPADARSTRYCTDVAKMIDAPIIHVNGDCPLEVAHAAKMAIEFRQTFGRDVVIDIVCYRRYGHNETDEPAFTQPNMARSIAAHPSTAAIYRGTLLQNGVLDEDGANALQKELEDELEDGVKTLAEREATMGDNPYEGSMTEPQPPFSFGSPATGIEESQLKSLGEKLLQTPESFRLHPTIAKRFLAARKKAVEAGEGIDWAYAESLAFGSLLTDGLGVRLSGQDVRRGTFSQRHCVFYDTETRERHIPLNNLAEDQGRFCVYNSLLSEAAVLGFDYGYTLLAPNVLICWEAQFGDFVNGAQVIIDQFIASAESKWQRPSQITLLLPHGYEGQGPEHSSARLERFLQLSAGRNWAVCNFTTPAQYFHALRRQMKREFRKPLIVMTPKSLLRHPKCVSKLSDMGEGTSFREIIDDENLLGPAERVTRLILCTGKVYYDLMEFREQNKIKNAAIIRIEQLYPLHEDLLKELVARYPRAQKKWVWCQEEPRNMGAFNYIRNRLSEISGHRVRYAGRERSSSPAAGSKAIHVLEQEKLVEDAFSV comes from the coding sequence ATGACAGCCTCCGTGCCCTTCCGGGCAAATTCAGACCTCCTCGACGCCCAATACACAGACTGGAAAAAAGATCCTGGTTCCGTAGATACGACCTGGGCGTCTTTCTTTGAAGGATTCGAACTCGGCATGGCCGAGCTCTCCAAAAGGCAGGCAGGCGGCGCAAAACCCGATGCCAGCTACTGTGAGACGCTTTCGGAGAAGACGCTGAACTTCCGCATGCGGGTGACCAACGCCATTCTGGTCTTCCGCTCTCTCGGCCATATCGCAGCGCACGTGGATCCGCTTTCTCCCTCAGCACCGGATTCAGCCACCCTGTCGGTGGAAGGACTGGGCTTTAGTAAGGAAGAGCTGAACGAGGAAGTGCAGACGCACATGTTCCGCAATGGCCAGCCCATGAAACTGCAGGCGATGCTGGAAGAGCTGCGCCGGATTTATTGTGGCAAGACGGGCTATGAGTTCATGCACATCCACACGCCGGAGATTCAAAACTGGCTGATGGAGCGCATTGAAAACCGCCCCTTTGAACCCGCCCCGGCTGCTGAACTGCAAATTGACGCGCTGCGCTGGCTGCTGGAAGCGGAGACTTTTGAGCGCTTCCTGCACCGTCGTTATGTGGGCCAGAAACGCTTTTCAGTGGAAGGGGGCGAGTCTCTCCTCGTCGCTCTGGAGACCATCCTGGAAAACCTGCCCCGACTGGGAGCCAAAGAAATCATCATGGGCATGGCCCACCGCGGCCGTCTGAGCGTGCTGGCGAATTTCCTGCGCAAGCCGCTGGAATCTCTGTTTTACGAGTTCAGCGAAAACTACGTGCCCAACATGGTGGCCGGTGACGGGGATGTGAAATACCACCTCGGTTTTGAAACGGTACGCAAGACGCGCAGCGGCGATGACATTGCCGTGATGCTGGCCCCGAACCCGAGCCATCTGGAAGCGGTGGACCCTGTGGTGGAAGGCATGGCCCGCGCGCGCCAGCGGATGCTGGGTGACACGGCTCAACGCAAACAGGTGATCCCGGTGCTCATTCACGGTGATGCGGCCTTTGCCGGCCAGGGCATTGTGACGGAGGTGCTCAACCTTTCCCAGCTTCCAGGTTACAGCACGGGCGGTACCATCCATGTGGTGGTGAACAACCAGATCGGCTTTACCACCCTGCCTGCGGATGCACGTTCCACCCGGTATTGCACGGATGTGGCCAAGATGATTGATGCTCCGATCATCCATGTAAATGGAGACTGCCCGCTGGAAGTCGCGCATGCAGCCAAAATGGCGATCGAATTCCGCCAGACTTTCGGACGGGATGTGGTCATTGATATCGTCTGCTATCGCCGCTACGGCCACAACGAGACGGATGAGCCGGCTTTCACCCAGCCGAACATGGCGCGATCCATCGCTGCGCATCCTTCGACTGCGGCCATCTATCGTGGCACGCTGCTGCAAAACGGCGTGCTGGATGAAGACGGTGCCAACGCTCTGCAAAAGGAGCTTGAAGACGAACTGGAGGATGGGGTGAAAACCCTTGCTGAACGCGAAGCCACCATGGGAGACAATCCCTACGAGGGCAGCATGACCGAACCGCAGCCGCCGTTTTCTTTTGGCTCTCCTGCAACCGGCATTGAAGAAAGCCAGCTCAAGTCCCTGGGTGAAAAGCTGCTCCAGACGCCTGAAAGCTTCCGCCTGCACCCGACTATCGCCAAGCGCTTCCTTGCTGCCCGCAAAAAGGCTGTGGAAGCCGGTGAGGGCATTGACTGGGCCTATGCTGAATCCCTGGCCTTTGGCTCCCTGCTGACAGACGGGCTGGGAGTCCGCCTCAGCGGGCAGGACGTACGTCGTGGCACATTCAGCCAGCGGCACTGTGTATTTTACGACACCGAAACCCGCGAACGCCACATTCCGCTGAACAACCTGGCTGAAGATCAGGGACGTTTCTGCGTCTATAACAGCCTTTTGTCCGAAGCTGCGGTTCTGGGCTTTGACTATGGTTATACGCTTCTGGCACCGAATGTCCTGATCTGCTGGGAAGCGCAGTTTGGCGATTTCGTCAATGGTGCCCAGGTCATTATTGACCAGTTCATCGCCAGTGCCGAAAGCAAGTGGCAGCGCCCGAGCCAGATCACGCTGCTGCTGCCTCATGGCTATGAAGGCCAGGGACCGGAACACTCCAGCGCCCGTCTGGAGCGGTTCCTCCAGCTTTCGGCCGGCCGTAACTGGGCCGTCTGCAACTTCACCACGCCTGCCCAGTATTTCCACGCGCTGCGCCGCCAGATGAAGCGTGAATTCCGTAAGCCGCTCATCGTCATGACGCCGAAGAGCCTGCTGCGCCATCCCAAGTGCGTTTCCAAGCTCAGCGATATGGGCGAAGGCACCAGTTTCCGGGAGATCATTGATGATGAAAACCTGCTGGGGCCCGCCGAGCGCGTGACCCGTCTGATTCTGTGCACAGGCAAAGTCTATTATGACCTGATGGAGTTCCGCGAGCAGAACAAGATCAAGAATGCGGCCATCATCCGCATTGAGCAGCTTTATCCGCTGCATGAAGATCTGCTTAAAGAACTGGTGGCCCGCTACCCGCGTGCGCAGAAAAAGTGGGTCTGGTGCCAGGAGGAGCCCCGCAACATGGGTGCCTTCAACTACATCCGCAACCGCCTCTCCGAGATCTCCGGCCACCGCGTGCGTTATGCAGGCCGCGAACGCAGTTCCAGCCCCGCCGCAGGCTCCAAAGCCATCCACGTCCTGGAGCAGGAGAAATTGGTGGAAGATGCCTTCTCCGTTTGA
- the moeB gene encoding molybdopterin-synthase adenylyltransferase MoeB, with translation MSDLTPDELQRYARHLAMPEFGLAGQRKLKAAKVLCIGAGGLGSPITMYLAAAGVGCLGLVDPDVVEVSNLQRQLLFGQSDIGRPKLEAARDRLMDINPHLEVRLHREMFTAANAREIAADYDVIIDGTDNFPTRYLSNDTAVWLGKPNVYGSILRFEGQVAVFAPHLDAPCYRCMSPAPPKPGLVPSCAEGGVLGVLPGLVGTLQALEAIKLITGIGQPLLGRLLHVDTLSLRFRTFNLRSDPDCPVCGDHPTITEPIDYQGFCGMTPPPNVPTLTVQQLHEKRQKGEDHFLLDVREPDEYATARIEGSTLIPLGEVASRSAEIPRDRTVLVHCRSGMRSAKAVAALQEQGFTDVWNVAGGILAWAREIDPSVPAA, from the coding sequence ATGTCCGATCTCACCCCTGATGAGCTTCAACGTTATGCCCGGCACCTGGCCATGCCGGAATTCGGCCTGGCTGGGCAGCGGAAGCTGAAGGCGGCAAAAGTTTTGTGCATTGGTGCTGGGGGGCTGGGCTCTCCCATCACCATGTATCTGGCGGCCGCTGGCGTGGGCTGCCTGGGCTTGGTGGACCCGGATGTGGTGGAGGTATCGAACTTGCAAAGACAGCTTCTTTTTGGCCAGAGTGACATCGGGCGGCCCAAGCTGGAGGCGGCACGGGACCGTCTGATGGACATCAATCCCCACCTGGAAGTGCGCCTGCACCGGGAAATGTTTACCGCCGCCAATGCCCGTGAGATTGCGGCGGACTATGATGTCATTATTGACGGAACGGATAATTTTCCAACACGCTACCTGTCCAATGACACGGCTGTCTGGCTGGGCAAACCGAACGTGTATGGCAGCATCCTGCGTTTTGAAGGACAGGTGGCCGTGTTTGCCCCGCATCTGGATGCCCCCTGCTACCGCTGCATGTCCCCTGCCCCGCCGAAGCCCGGCCTGGTGCCTTCGTGTGCCGAGGGCGGTGTGCTGGGCGTGCTTCCCGGCCTGGTGGGCACACTGCAGGCGCTGGAGGCCATCAAGCTCATCACCGGCATTGGGCAACCTTTGTTAGGCCGCCTGCTGCATGTGGACACGCTCAGCCTGAGGTTTCGCACGTTTAACCTGCGGAGCGATCCTGACTGCCCGGTCTGCGGCGACCATCCCACCATCACTGAACCCATTGATTACCAAGGCTTCTGCGGCATGACCCCTCCCCCCAATGTCCCCACCCTGACCGTCCAGCAACTGCATGAAAAACGCCAAAAGGGGGAGGACCACTTCCTCCTGGATGTACGTGAGCCGGATGAGTACGCAACTGCCCGCATTGAAGGCTCCACGTTGATCCCTCTGGGCGAGGTGGCCTCACGATCCGCTGAGATTCCGCGTGACCGGACCGTGCTGGTTCATTGCCGCTCCGGCATGCGCAGCGCCAAGGCGGTGGCCGCTCTTCAAGAACAGGGCTTCACAGATGTCTGGAATGTCGCGGGCGGCATCCTGGCCTGGGCCAGAGAGATAGATCCTTCCGTTCCCGCAGCCTGA
- a CDS encoding DUF502 domain-containing protein, with product MSPLPPIPPPNPRSPFVWLRNKFLAGLAVALPLLITFWILQSAYHLLHGWSVTLVDFMARFINELVGRVIVDPSSPTYQHVLTFVGFLIPLIVFLALGVMATNVLGVRVVTAMDKLLLSVPLVSFIYKSLKQVIDGFKGLGGRQNFKRVVYVDYPSGDMKMLGFVTGQYLDPEQNKVLAAVFIPGALSPMTGLLLVVPIEQVTDAPLTVEDAMKLIFSGGLIVPPRLAAPASKPDINPAPLPVAEDAEEEETAPELPMGLPRAEDFDSGDPDILSDSELEAAELTGARSPGRRILSALSWKKK from the coding sequence ATGTCCCCGCTCCCCCCCATACCTCCGCCTAACCCGCGCAGCCCGTTTGTGTGGCTGCGTAACAAGTTTCTGGCGGGACTGGCTGTGGCATTGCCACTGCTGATCACGTTCTGGATTCTCCAGAGCGCGTATCATCTTCTGCACGGATGGAGCGTCACCTTGGTGGATTTCATGGCCCGATTTATCAATGAACTGGTAGGCCGTGTCATCGTGGATCCGAGTTCTCCCACCTATCAGCATGTTCTTACCTTTGTGGGGTTCCTGATCCCGCTGATCGTTTTTCTGGCACTCGGTGTCATGGCCACCAATGTTCTTGGCGTGCGCGTGGTCACGGCCATGGACAAGCTTTTGCTAAGCGTTCCTCTGGTTTCCTTCATCTACAAATCGCTCAAGCAGGTGATTGACGGCTTCAAGGGGCTGGGGGGAAGACAGAATTTCAAGCGGGTGGTGTATGTGGACTACCCATCAGGCGACATGAAGATGCTTGGTTTTGTGACCGGCCAATATCTGGATCCTGAACAGAACAAAGTGCTGGCCGCTGTTTTTATCCCCGGTGCACTCAGCCCGATGACAGGTCTGCTTTTGGTGGTGCCGATTGAGCAGGTGACCGATGCTCCGCTGACGGTGGAAGATGCCATGAAGCTGATTTTCTCAGGTGGCCTGATTGTGCCCCCCCGGCTGGCGGCCCCGGCTTCCAAACCGGACATCAACCCAGCCCCCCTGCCAGTGGCGGAGGATGCCGAAGAGGAGGAGACCGCACCTGAGCTACCCATGGGCCTGCCCAGGGCCGAAGATTTTGATTCCGGGGATCCTGACATCCTCAGCGACAGCGAGCTGGAGGCTGCGGAACTGACCGGAGCACGCTCCCCTGGACGCCGCATTTTGAGCGCCCTTTCATGGAAGAAAAAATAG
- a CDS encoding sterol desaturase family protein, with product MELFREQLLLLITVPVILGAILLEIIVTHFHGIRAYTRRETLTNFYMAALNGSLDLLLRAVLVLPLLLWFWNRRVMDLEQGWLYWAALFLLQDLAYYVLHFVDHHCRLFWAVHVTHHSSEEFNLTTGFRSSVFQPVYRTLYFLPIAWLGFEPLDILFMYAATQIYGSLIHTERIRSMGWLEHVLVTPSHHRVHHASNGRYLDKNMGMCLILWDKLFGTFQAELPEEPVRYGLTKRIEDRGPVNIVLHEWRDMWADVRRSSLPWRKRLGYVLRGPGWKAGEE from the coding sequence ATGGAACTGTTTCGTGAACAACTGCTGTTGCTCATCACCGTGCCGGTGATCCTGGGGGCCATTCTCCTGGAGATCATCGTCACCCATTTCCATGGTATCCGGGCTTACACCCGGCGGGAGACGCTGACCAATTTTTACATGGCCGCCCTGAACGGCAGCCTGGATCTCCTGCTGCGGGCCGTTTTGGTGCTGCCGCTGCTGCTCTGGTTTTGGAACCGGCGGGTGATGGACCTGGAGCAGGGCTGGCTGTATTGGGCGGCCCTGTTCCTGCTGCAGGACCTGGCCTATTACGTTTTGCATTTCGTGGATCATCACTGCCGCCTGTTTTGGGCGGTGCATGTGACGCATCATTCGTCGGAAGAGTTTAATCTGACCACAGGATTCCGGTCCTCTGTTTTTCAGCCAGTTTATCGCACCCTCTACTTTCTCCCCATCGCCTGGTTGGGGTTTGAGCCGTTAGACATCCTTTTCATGTATGCTGCCACGCAGATCTACGGCAGCCTCATTCACACGGAGCGTATCCGCTCCATGGGCTGGCTGGAGCATGTGCTGGTCACACCCAGCCATCACCGGGTGCATCATGCCTCCAATGGCCGTTATCTGGACAAAAACATGGGCATGTGCCTCATTCTGTGGGACAAGCTTTTCGGCACCTTTCAGGCCGAGCTTCCGGAAGAACCCGTGCGCTACGGTCTAACCAAAAGGATCGAAGATCGCGGGCCGGTGAACATCGTTCTGCATGAATGGCGGGACATGTGGGCGGATGTGCGGCGCAGTTCTTTGCCCTGGCGAAAGCGCCTGGGTTATGTCTTGCGCGGCCCTGGCTGGAAAGCCGGCGAGGAGTAG